TTGGGACACTACGTTGCACAGTGACGACGCTGTCGGGTAACCGAACGACACAAACCGCCAGCAACCGAGTCTCCGACAACCGACAATGGAGTTCGAGACCTGGGAACCCGTCTACGATACTATCTGCCGAGACTTCGGCTATCCCCGCGAGGGAGACGAACAAGCCCGTGACATCCTCGCCTCGCTCACCACGTCGTTCGACCTCGCACACCTCGCCGCGGTCGACGACGCCACCGTTGCCATCGCCGGTGCCGGCCCCTCACTCGAGACGGAGGGGGCACTCGAGTCCGCTCGTGAAGCCGATGTGGTTATCGCGGCGTCGACGGCTGCCGACGTGCTTGCCGCCCACGATATCCCGGTCGACTGTATGGTGACCGACCTGGACAAGAACCCGGAGACAGTGACACAGCTCACGGCGGCCGGCGTGCCGGTAGCGGTCCACGCTCACGGCGACAATATCCCCGCCATTCGGCGCGTCGTTCCCGACTGTGACGACGAGTTCGTCCTCCCGACGACGCAGGCTGCGCCGAGCGGGCCAGTACGGAATTTCGGCGGCTTTACGGACGGTGACCGGGCCGCGTTTCTCGCGGATCACCTCGGTGCGGCCCGCCTCGTCTTCGTCGGCTGGGATTTCGACGACGAGTCCGTGGATGCGGTGAAGGCGGACAAACTCGAGTGGGCCGAGCGACTACTGTACTGGCTCGAACAGCGCCGCGGCGAGCGGTTTGCGGTGCTCGACGAGCGGCGTGCCGAGATCGACGTGAGCGCGCTGGGGTTCGAGTGATTCAGAGGTGGTGGTGGGTGGCCATGGAGCGGTCGAACGCCTGGGTGAGCGACCGGCTATCTACTGGCAACTGACTGGCAATTGACTGGCAACTGAACCAGTAGCCCGACTAATAGGTGCGGGCCCACCGACGGCGGTGGACTGCGCCCCAGACACAGAACTCGATGTAACTGAATCGGTGTTCACTCGATACGATACGTCACGACATCTGTACAGCCACACGTCGGACACTCGGTGTCGGGCGTCTCCGTCGTCCGCCCGCACCGGCGACACTCCTCGATGGTCGTCACGCCATCGGATCCAAGTAGAACCGATTTGACTGCCGCTCGCACTGATCGCCCCGTACTCGAGTTCGCGTTCGAATTCGATTTCGATCCCCGCTGATGCTGTCTCGGCATATCACGTCGATCAGTTGTATCATAGTTCGTTATTGTTCGACTACGATGACTGACATGGATGGAAACCAGTCATCGACTCGAAGGGAGGCGTAACGGTATCTTCGAATGCACCACATACTGCGGTCGAGACGGAGTCAAACGGTCGTTTCGTGCTGTACTGTGGATGCGTGGTCGCCGGTGTCGCCGAACGCCTGGCCGCTTCGCTGGCAGTGTCGTTGGAATCAGTGGTGGTGAACACCAGAGACGATTCGTCGAGAACTCGAGTCCACACTCGAATGCGAAATCCGTCGTGGACTGCTGTATCGAATACTGCTGTGTCGACCGTCAGTCGGTTGGTTCTGCGTCAGAACAGTGCATCGAGTTCGCCGCCCGTGTCGACCAGCGAGGCGAAGTCGTCCTGTGCTCGTGCGCGGACGTTTTCGGTGGTTTCCTGGGCCTCGATGGCGACCTGCTGAAGCTGGTCGATCCGCGGGACGTCGGTAACACCCGAGAGGAGGACGACCGCGCCGACCTCGTCCTCGCCAGGGAGTGGGTAGTCACCGCCACGGATCTCCATGCTGCCGGTCTCGTCTTCGAGCCACTGGCGGCCGCGCTCGACGCCCTTTCGATTCAGGTGTTCCGGTGGGCCAGTCGCGACGACGAGACCACGGTCGGCGCTTGCGGCATCTGCTGGGAGGGTAAGTCTGCCGAGCGTCGACTTGCGGACGAGGCTCGTCATGCGATTCGTTGCGGTGCCCTCGTCGAACTCCGTCTCGGAGCGCAGCGACGAGAGGAGACCACTCGAGTCGTCCTCGATGACTTCGCTGGCGTAGCCGATCGTCGAGATGCCGTTCCCGTTCCCGTTCCCGTTGCCGAGCGTGTTGATAATCTCCGAAGAGTCGACGACGCTCTCGGCGACGTGGTCGCCGTGGCCGACTTCGCCGGCTGCGAATAGCAGTCCGAAGCGCTCGACGATTTCCCGGTTGATCCGATCGTAGCCGCTGCCGACGGACTCGCCGGCGCTGCGCCAGGCGTCGTTGTCGAAGACGAGGAGATTGTCGACTTCGTGGACGAAGGTTTTGAACGACCGCGCGGCGTTGAGGGTGTAGATACCACCCTCGTCGGTGCCGGGGAGGATACCGAGGCCGTAGACGGGCTCGGTGTAGATGCGCTTCAGGTGTTGGGCGAGTACGGGTGCACCGCCCGAGCCGGTGCCACCGCCCATTCCGGCGACGATCAGGAACGCGTCGATCTCGTGGACCTGAATGCGATCGATCGCACCCTGGATCTCGTCGATATCTGCCTCGGTGACTTCCGCGCCGAGTTCGTTGTCCGCTCCAACGCCGTGACCTTTCACGCGCGCCTGGCCGATCAGAACACGATTCTTCTGTGGAACGCGATCGAGTCCCTGCAGATCCGTCGTCGCGGAGTTGACCGCGATTGCGGCCTCGACGAAACTGTTGTCGATGGCGCTGTCGTACGCCAGGAACTCGTCGACGATCTTTCCGCCTGCTTGCCCAAAGCCGATGAGTGCGAGCTTCATGATTGTCTCTCGTGGCCGCTCTCCACCCGGTTGGCCGCCGTTTTCGTGCAGCGACTGCGACACCGGGGTGTGAACGGGTGCCACAGAACGACAGTGATCAGTTTCGGCTATTGTTATGGCCGCCATACGAATGGAGGAAAGAGACTCAGTAATCGAATACACTCATGAGTTCATGATAGTCACTGATTAACGACGGTCTGATTCGGCCCAATTCACGGTCACTCGAGTCGAGTGTCAGTGTCAGTGTCAGTGTCAGTGTCAGTGTCAGTGTCAGGTGTGCGGGTTGATGACTACCAGTCTGTGGCGTGACATGGATCTATCGCTGTGAAAGTAAGTCCTATACATCGTGGTTGCGTATCAACCGAGATATGAAACGGGTCGCTCCGTCGGTGACACGACGGTCCCTCCTTGCCGGCGCAAGCGGTGTCGGGTTGAGCGCACTCGCCGGGTGCTCGGAGCGATTCTGGTCGCGAGCGGAGAACACGGGCCCTGATCAGGTCGAACTCACGATTAAGACGGTCCCTGCCGACGACGACGCGATCGCGGCGACGATCATGAGTCAACTTCGCGAAAATTTCCAGGCCGCTGGCATCGATGCGACCCACGAGCCGATCGCCGAAGCGGAACTGTACCGTGACGTTCTCATCGACGGCGATTACGACGTCTTCGTCCTCAAACATGCCGGACTCGACGAGTACGACGCCCTCCATGGACTGCTTCACTCGCAGTTTGTCACCGAACGGGGCTGGCAGAATCCGTTCCAGTTCTCCGATATTCACGCAGACGAGTTGCTCGACGAGCAACGGGCAACTGACAGGGCAGAGCGCGAAGAGACACTGACTGAACTGTTCAACTATCTGTTAGAGACGGTGCCGTTCACCGTCGTCGCCTACCCCGACCGCCTCGGCGGTACTCGCGAGACACTCTCGGTCTCACGACCACCGCGGCGCGCAATCGAAATCATCGATATTCTCTCACAGGAGTTCGAGGATGGCCCCTTCGACCGGCCGCTCGAACTCGGCATCTACGGTGAGGCGCTGACGGACCGATTGAATCCTCTCATCGTCGACCGTAACCGAGTGCAGGGGTTGATGGAATTACTGTACGACCCGCTCGCCCGCCAGTCACTAACTGACGAGTCAGAGCCGGGCGAGCCAGCGACGTACAGCCCGTGGCTCGCCGAAGAAATCGAGTGGGACGAGGAGAGTTCGCTCACCGCGACGGTGACGCTTCGTTCTGACCTTCACTGGCACGATGGCGAACCGCTCGATGCCGACGACGTCGATTTCACGTTTCGGTTCCTCGGGGATACGTCCCTCGGAGCCGTCGATGGAACGATCCCGGCACCCCGGTATCGGGACAGACAGACGCTTATCGACGACAGTGATCGGATCGAGGTGCTCGACGATCGAACAGTTGTGCTCCCGTTCGGCTCTACCGCTCGCCCGGCTGCGACGCGTATCCTCTCGGTCCCGATCCTGCCCCAGCACATCTGGGAGCCACTATCCGAGGTCATCGCCGAGCGCCAAACCAGGGCACTCGTCCACGACAACGAGGAACCAGTCGGCTCCGGTCTCTTCGAACTCGTCGAAACATCGGCGGACGAACTCGTCCTCGAGCCGTTCGAAGATCACGTGCTTCGCTCGTCTACTGTTCCAAATCGCCCCAGTATCCTGGAACACTTCTCGCAGTTCGAGGGCATTCGATACCGAATTGATCCGAACGTCGGTGCCATGCTCGACGCGCTCGAAGACGGAGAGATCGATGTCACGGCCGGTGCAGTCCCTCCCGACTCGGCCGCACAACTCACCGATGCAGACGATGTCTCGATGGTCACCACCTCGACGAGTTCGTTCTACATGGTCGGGTACAACATCCACCACCCCGAACTCGGCAATCCAAACTTCCGACAGATCGTCTCACAGTTAATCGACCGCGAGTATGTCGTCTCTGAGTTCTTCAACGGCTTTGCATCAGAACCCACACGGAGCACTGGACTCTTTGGCTATCAGCAGTACAGTCAGGACGACGCTACCCTCGAGGGCACTACATCGACCAACCCCATCTCGGTATTCCCGGGATCTGACGGCGAAATCGATCCCGAACGCGTCAGGCAACTGTTCACCGAGGCCGGCTACCAGTACGACGATGACGTGTTACTCGAGTAACTGCCGTCGCGACCGGGCGACTGGATCGCCCGTCCGATTCCGCCTGACTCGCTGACGTCTCGAGTCCCATCTGCGCCGCTCGTCGCTTTCGGTGAATCATGCACTGGACTGGTGTGGGGTGACTCGCAATTGCCGATGGCACTGACTCAGGACCGGTCGCTATTAATGTGCTCCAGCCCTAGTTACTAGTCCCGCATGGCTCTCGTTAGCGTCGTGTTAGATCTCGCCCTCGTGGTTGCGGCGATGCTCGTCACGGCGACGCTTCTCATCGTCGGCCCGCGTCGAATCGCGGCTGCGCTCCAGGATGCCCGCTGGCGACTCGAGATGTGTTTGCTGCCGCTCGCGGTGCTGGCGTTTGTGCTGTTCATTCGGTGGTCGACTGTTGATATCGTTATCAGGATCGAACGCCGCGTGTTCGGAAACAATCTTTCGCCGCATCTGTTCGAATTGGAGCAGTTGCTCTTCCCGGTGAATCCGGTGACCGTCCTGCAAGCGTTCGCATCGCCAGTTGTCACCGAGTTTTTCGTGTTCGTGTACATCTACGGCTATGCGTTCTTGCTGTTGTTCCCTTTCATCGCGTACTTCGCGCTCGACGAGATGGATGACCTCTCGACGTTGATTCTGGCGTTTACAGTGAACTATGCGATTGGGCTGGCCTTCTACATCCTGTTTATCGCCTATGGACCACGCAACTACGACCCGTTGTTGTTCGAGCCGTTGCTCTACGATGTCTTCCCACAGGCCAGGTCGTTGACGAACCAGGTCAACCAGAACACGAACGTCTTCCCGTCGTTGCACACATCGCTGTCGATGACGGTGTTCTTCCTCGCGTGGTTGACACGCGAAAAGTACCCACTGTGGGTGCCGATTTCTGGTGTCCTGGCCATTAGTGTCGGCGTTTCAACGATGTATCTCGGCATTCACTGGTTCTCGGATGTCGTCGCGGGAACCGCGCTTGCACTGATCAGCGTCTACATCGGCCGCAACTACACGGTTCGGGGTATCCACCGGTCGATCCGTAGCTATCTCGATTCACAGCTTGGTAAGCGCGGACGCACAGACCAGAAATACGAGTGAGTGTGGCTGAGGCGGGTATGCGTGCACGAGTGAGCGTGAGGCGGGTATGCGTGCACGAGTGAGCGTGAGGTGGGTATGCGTGCACGAATGAGCGTGAGGCGGGTATGCCTGCCCTGACATCCGCGTTCCACCGTCGTCTTCACCACTCAGTAGCAACGCTTTCCGATCCCGATCAACCGGCCTTCGATATCAAACCCACCTGCATTCTGTTCCCCACGAAATAGACCGTTATAGCCCCTCTCCGAGCTGTCCCACAGTGAAGGGTGCCAGTATCCTTATCCCTTGGAGTCTCCTAGTCATCGATATGTCCTCCCCCGACGATACGTCGCCGCCGAAACCCGGAGTCGAGGATATCGTATCGCCAAGCCAGGCGATCATCGAAGCCGTCGCCGATCGAGAGGGAGTCGACCCAACCGAGATCGAACCGCCGGCGTACGACCCGCTGTACACCGTCATCAATCCAGAAGCACTCGACTCACTCTTCAGAGACGTCACACATGGCACCAGCGGTCAAACCCATCCTGTTCCTCACGCTACACCCCACGCTGACACCCCGGCCCAGACTGATCCTGACTCCGTCGGCCGAGTCGAACTCGAGTACGAGGGATATGCCGTCACCGTGTATAGCGACGGTCGGATCGAACTGGATGACGTGTCGGGTTCGGACGAGTCGGTTAGTGTTGGGAAAGAGTAGTTCTCGTTGTCGTTATCGTTGCCGTTGTCGTTGTCGTTGCCGTTGCCGTTGTCGTTGTTGTGGTCTTGTGTTTGCGTTCGCGTACGTGTTCGTGCTCGTGTTCGTGTTCGTGCTCGTGCTCGTGTCCACCTCACCTCCAACCCGTACTACTCTGCCCAGTACGCCTCCCCGGGTTCGGTCTCGAACAGCGCCCGCTGGAGGAGGTCGATGGCCTTCTCGAGTCCCTCGCGGGAACTCGTGAGCGAGTCCTCGTGTTCGATGCTGAGGGTGCCGTCGTAACCGACCATCCGCAGGGTTGAGACGATATCCTTCCAGTGGGTCTCGCCGTGGCCGTAGCCGACTGACCGGAACAGCCACGAGCGATTCGGTTCGTCGTCGTAGGCCGTCGTATCGAGGACGCCCTTCTCGCGGGCCTGCGCGTCGTAAATTTTGGTGTCCTTCGCGTGGACGTGATGGATCGCATCACGCTCGCCCAGATATCGAATCGCGTCGCTGATCGTAATTCCTTGCCAGTAGAGGTGTGACGGATCGAAATTTGCTCCGATCCGTTCGCCGGTTTCCTCGCGCAGGCGGGCCATCCCGTGTGGTTCGTAGACCAGCATGTTTGGGTGCATCTCGATGGCTACGTCGACATCGTGCTCGTCTGCGTGAGCAGCGATGTCTGTCCAGTAGTCGACGGCCACGTCCCACTGATAAGACAGCGCTTCGTCGTGCTCGGGCGGCCACGGTGCCGTGATCCAGTTCGGCACCTCGTCGTCCGGACCGCCCGCTGGCAGGCCCGAGAAGCAGGTGACGACGCCGACGTCGAGCTGGTCGGCCAGTTCGATCGCTTCACGGAGTTCGGTGTCGGCGGTCGCCGCGCGCTCGTCGTCCGGATGGAGCGGATTGTTGTGCGTCGCAAGCGCGCTGATCTCCAGTCCGTACTCCTCGAGGAGGTCGTGTACCGCCGCCTGTGCATCCGCATCGTGGAGGTACTCTGCACGAGGTAGATGGTCCTGTCCGGGGTGACCGCCGACGCCCGGCTCGAGTGCGTCGACGCCCTGTTCGGCGAGATACGAGAGCGCGCCCTCGAGTGACTCATCAGCGAGCGGTGGAGTGTGAACGCCGAGTTGCATACGAGACGACGAACGAGAAGCGGCGAGATAAAACGCGGGTGCGGCGGCCGACTGAACCGCTACTCGTCGAACGAAATGGTCGTCTTTGTATCGCTCGAGCGGTAGATTCCGTCGATGATTTCCTGTACCAACAGCGCCTGCTCGACGCTCCCGTTGCCGCCGTTCTTGCCGAGAACTCGGTCGAAGAACGCCCGTTGTTCGGCTGTGTGGGTATCGTTCTGGCGGGTGTCGATCGACGTATTCTCGAGATGTGGCGAGCCGCCAGTGCTCGCAGAGTGAATTGTCAACCCGCCCTCGAGCAGGTCGAATCGGGCCGCAGCGTCCGAGCCGTGGATGACGAACTTGTGATTTGCCGGTCGGTTCGTCGCCCAGGCGACTTCCAGACTGATCGTCCGGTCATCGGTACAGCGGACGAACGCACTCGCCGAGTCATCGACGTCGAACCCTCGCGGGCCGACATCCTCGCCCCACATATCCAGATAGGCGTACTCCTCGCGCGACCCGAACTCGCTTCGAGCAATGCCAGACACTTCCATGACTGGTGGGTACTCGAGTAGGTAGAGCGCGAGGTCGATGGCGTGGACGCCGAGGTCGATGAGTGCGCCGCCGCCGGCAATCTGTCGGCGAGTGAACCACGAGCCGCGGCCCGGAATACCCCGTCGGCGGACGTAGTTGGCTTCGACGTGGGTCACGTCACCGAGTGCGCCGCGGTCGATCCGGTCTTTGAGAATCTGGACGGTGTTCGCAAACCGGTTGTTGAACCCGACCATGCAGTAGCTGTCGGTCTCCCGCGCGGCTGTTGCGATTCGTTCGGCGCTCTCGTAGTTGTGGGCGAGGGGCTTCTCGAGGAGGACGTGGATCCCCTGGTCGAAGGCGTCGACGGCGTACTCTTCGTGGTACTTGTTTGGCGTCGTGATGATCACAGCGTCGACCGTTTCGTACAGCTCCTGGTGGTCTTCGTAGACATCGACGTTGTACCGTCTGGCGAACCGTTGTCTGGCTTCCGCGGCCACGTCCATTCCACCGACGAGCGGGACATTCAACTCGCGGAGGCGCTCGGCGTGGTACTGGCCGATGTTACCGAGGCCCACAATTCCGGTGTTGATGTCGGAGCGATCGTCTGTCATAGCGGGAATCTGTTAGCCGGTTTCGAACAAGTACACCATTTGTCGCTATACCAAACCTTGGGGGCGAACCACCTTTTGTCCATTGGTGGTGGGGGACTCACGTGTCGGCTTCCGTCGCGGCTGGGCCGGAGCCGCCGTCTGAGGGCTCCGTCAGGCCGTGTCGGAGTGCGTCGCCTGTCGCCGTCTCGAAGAGGTGGATCTTCGAGCGGTCGAGGACGACGTTGACGTCTTTCCCCTCGTGGATGTCGGTATCCGGCGTCACGCTCATCAGCAACTGATCCGACGCAGTCGCGGGGTCCTGTTCCATCGACCGGTCTGCGGCCTCCGAAAGGAGCAGATAGACGAACACCTCATCGCCCATCGGCTCCAGCACGTCAGCTGTCGCCCCCAGTTCGGCTGTCTGCTCGGCCACGCCATCAGCCGTCGCCACGAGGTGTACGTCCTCCGGCCTGACACCGAGCGTGAGCGTCTCGCCAACGTCCATCGACGGAACCAGCTCCGGCTCGAACGCCACGTCGACGTTCTCCGACTCGAACCCCGTCGCCGTGAGTTCTCCCTCCATAAAGTTCATCGATGGCGACCCGATGAACCCCGCAACGAACAGGTTCGCCGGCTCGTTGTAGCACTCGAGTGGTGGCGCGAGTTGCTGGAGTTTTCCTTCGTTGAGGACGGCGATTCGGTTCGACATGGTCATCGCCTCGGCCTGGTCGTGGGTGACGTAGATGATGGTCGTCCCCAGTTCGCGGTGGAGGCGCTGGAGTTCGGTTCGCATGTGGACGCGCAGTTTGGCGTCCAGGTTAGCGAGCGGTTCGTCCATGAGGAAGACGTCGGGGTTGCGGACGATGGCGCGGGCGATGGCGACGCGCTGGCGCTGGCCGCCGGACATCTCGTCGGGCATCCGGTCGAGCATGCCCTCTAACTGGACGATGTCGGCGGCCTGTTCGACGCGACGTCTGACCTCCTCGTCGTCGTACTTTCGTAACCGGAGGCCGAAGGAGATGTTCTCGAAGACGTCCATGTGGGGGAACAGCGCGATGTTCTGGAAGACCATCGCGACGCCGCGGTCCTTCGGGGCCAGGTTCGTCACCTCGCGGTCGCCGATGTAGACGTTCCCCTCGGTTGGCTTTGTGAGTCCCGCGACAGTTTCCATGGTCGTCGACTTGCCACAGCCAGAGGGGCCGACGAACGTGACGAACTCGCCGTCTTCGATCTCCATCGAGACGTCGTTGACCGCGGTGACGTCTTCGTAGCGTTTCGTGATGTGTTCGAGTTGAACGCGTGCCATAGTGTGGTTTCCTCCGTTTTCACTCCTTGAGCGCGCCTGCGGTCAGGCCGCTGACGATCTTTTCCTGTGCGATGATGACGAGAATCGCGACGGGGATCACCCCGATGATGCTCGACGCCGCCATCAGGTGATACATCACCTCGTACTGGCCCTGGTAGCCGAGGATGCCCTCGAGTATCGGGGCCCAGTTTTCCGGTTGGCCGTCGGTCATCAGGAACGAGAAGAAGAACTCGTTGTAGACGGCGATGAACGTCAACACGCCGGCGGTCGCGACACCAGGAGCTGACAGGGGAATGATGACCCGGAACAGCGCGCCGAGCCGCGTGGTTCCCTCGACGCGGGCCGCGTCCTCCAGGCCGTCCGGGATCTGTGAGTAGAACGTCGTGAGGATGAAGATGGCGAGTGGCATGAAGATCGCCGACAGGGGCAACACCATCGCGCCGGGCGTGTTGTAGAGACTGCCGTCGCCGGTAATCGGCTCGAGTGCGACGAACTGCGTGTTGAACAGGTCGTTCAGCGGGATGAAAAAGGCCGCTGGTGGGAAGAACGAGATCACCAGCACGAGCAGCATGAGCGGGATCTTTCCGGGGAACTGGAGCCGGCCGAAGGCGTAGCCCGCGAGGCTGGCGATGACCAGCACGACGATGGTCGAGGCCGTCGCGATCACGAAGCTGTTGAAGACGTACCAGTGGAATGGCAGCACCTGGAAGACCTCGACGAACGCACCGGGGTTGAAGCCGTTCGGCGTGAGGATGATGTCCTGTTGTTGTCCTTCTGGCGTCAGCGCGACCATGAGTAACCAGTAGAACGGGAACAGCGTCGTGAACAGGAAGAATATCGTCGCCGTGTAGAACATCGCCCGGTAGGCGCGGTCCGGGTTGGAAATCGAACTCGCAACCCAGCGCTGGAACGGGCCGCGGTCAAGTTCGGCGTCCTCGCCCTCCACGAGGACGTTGCTCTGCTGTTGGCCGGCCTCGGCTGATTGGCCGCCATCCGTCGCCGTCGCACCGTCATCCGTCGCCGTCGCACCGCCATCTGTCGCCGTCGCAGCCTGTTCGCGGGCGTACGCCCAGTGTTCGGGAACGCCGACGCCGTTGTCATCAGTGCTTGCTGGAGCGTCGGCTTCGGTTTCGGTTGGCGTCTCGTCGGTTTCTGTGCCGGTCGACGTCTCGTCGGTTTCTGTGTCGTCCGTCCTCTCGTCGGTCATCAGTAGATCCCTCCCTCGGTGTCGCGGAAGAAGAACACGTACACCGAGATGATCAGCCCGATCACGAGCGCGGTCGTGAACGCCACTGCTGCCGCAGTCGCGAAGATACGCGTCCCGCCGAACATAGCCTCGACGACGAGACACGTGAGCGACGGCACGGTCGTACAGCCCGCGGTCGACTCAATTAGCCCGTAGACGCGCATCGCGTCCATGGTGCGGAACAGCATCGCGACGAGCAGGGCCGGCAGGACGAGCGGCAGCGTGATCATCTTGAACCGCTGCCACGGCGAGGCACCCGCGACCCGCGCCACGTCGTACAGGCTCCGGTCGACGCTTTGGAGACCGGCCAGGATCAACAGCGCCATGAACGCCGCCGACTTCCAGATGTCCGCGATGAGAATGATAATGAACGAGTCACGACTGTCTGCCAGCGGGTCGGCCCCGAAGACACCGAGCCACTGCATGAGGTCGCTACCGAAGCCAACCTCGGGCTGGAACAGCAGGAAGAAGAGCATCCCCTGAATCACGATCGGCACCGCCCACGGGAGGATGATCGCGACCCGGACCCAGCGCCGTCCCCGGAAGTCCTGATCGAGCACGTACGCCTGCCCGAAGCCGATAACCGTCTCGAAGAAGACGCTGAGCACCGCGAACGCGAGCGTGACGAACAGCGCCTGCTGCAGGAACGGGACACCGAGTTCGACGAACGGGAACGAGGAGGTGACGCCGACGTCCAGGAACTGCCGGGCGAGTCGCGCGTTCCCCGTCAAAATGTCGACGTAGTTCTCGATACCGACGAACTCGCCGAGTGGCTCCGCCCCGCGCGTCTCGTCCGCCCGCAGAGACATGATGAACGTCATGATGAGCGGGTAGAACGCGATCAACGCGAGCAGGGCGAAGGCCGGAATCAGGAGGAGGTAGGCGTAGGCAGCCTCACTCAAATTCTCCATCCAGTTGACGACGGGGTTGCCGGTGCGGTCCTGTTCGGTGTCGAGGTCGGTCTGCGTGCCGATCCCACCCTCGAGGTCCCCTGTCTCGGTGCCGCCATCGGGTTCACTCACCATGTCGGGCTGCCACCTCCGATTCGCTACCCTCGAGGCGTCCGGCCAGGTCCTCCATGGCCTCGCTCGGCGACTTCGCGCCACGATAGGCCGCGTTCACCTCCTGGAAGATGAGCGCGGACTGCTCGGGCCAGACGTCCGTCACGGGACGTGGCACGGCGTTCTCCCCCGCCAGCTGGATCTGGTCGACGTAGCGTGCGATCGGACCGATCTCGTCGGGATCGGCCTCCTCGACCAGATCGATGTTCGGTGGGAGAAAGCCCTGCAACTCGAAGATGGTGAGCATGACCTCGTCGTGGGTGAACGCCTCGAGTACCTGCAACACCTCGTCGATCTGGTCGGTGTACGGACTGACGGTGAGATTCCAGCCCCCGAGCGCAGCAGCCGTGCCACCGACGCCCTCGAACTCGGCTTCGTCTTCGGAGACCGCGTACGGCTGTGTGATGACGCCAAGATCTTCACCGAAGGCGTCGTCTTCTCCCGTCGCAGCGATCGCGAACGGCCAGTTCCGGTTCGCGACCGCATCACCGCCCTCGAACGGGCTGAGTGACTCCTCCTCGGTCCACTGAACGATGGCCGACGGACAGATCTGTGGGTAGCCCTCGAGTGCGTGCTCGTCATCGTCCCCGTGAATGAACGCCCGCATCATGCGAATCGCGTCGAGGACGCTGTCGTCGGTGACGGTGATCGGACGGTCGCCGGCGGTGAACAGGTCCTCCGTGCCACCGAAGTAGCCGCCGCCCCAGGTCGACATGACCTCGTTGAACGTACAGCAGGCAAGCCCCTCGAATGCGGCCGCCTGTGTCGTGAGACCGTAGTTGAGTCCGGCCTCGTCCTGTGCGTCGGCGACCGCCTGCGAGAACGTTTCCCAGCTCGGCGGCTCCGTCGCCCAGTCGCTCGTGTCGTGGCCGGCATCCTCGACGAGGTCCTGGCGGTACAGCATCATCCCGAAGTCAGGAAACAGCGGCAGTCCGTGGATGTCGTCGGTCTCCGGATGGCGGGCCGTCTCGAGTACCTCGTCGAGATAGACGTCCTCGATCCGGTCGACCACGT
The DNA window shown above is from Natrialba magadii ATCC 43099 and carries:
- a CDS encoding 6-hydroxymethylpterin diphosphokinase MptE-like protein; amino-acid sequence: MEFETWEPVYDTICRDFGYPREGDEQARDILASLTTSFDLAHLAAVDDATVAIAGAGPSLETEGALESAREADVVIAASTAADVLAAHDIPVDCMVTDLDKNPETVTQLTAAGVPVAVHAHGDNIPAIRRVVPDCDDEFVLPTTQAAPSGPVRNFGGFTDGDRAAFLADHLGAARLVFVGWDFDDESVDAVKADKLEWAERLLYWLEQRRGERFAVLDERRAEIDVSALGFE
- a CDS encoding sugar phosphate isomerase/epimerase family protein, with the translated sequence MQLGVHTPPLADESLEGALSYLAEQGVDALEPGVGGHPGQDHLPRAEYLHDADAQAAVHDLLEEYGLEISALATHNNPLHPDDERAATADTELREAIELADQLDVGVVTCFSGLPAGGPDDEVPNWITAPWPPEHDEALSYQWDVAVDYWTDIAAHADEHDVDVAIEMHPNMLVYEPHGMARLREETGERIGANFDPSHLYWQGITISDAIRYLGERDAIHHVHAKDTKIYDAQAREKGVLDTTAYDDEPNRSWLFRSVGYGHGETHWKDIVSTLRMVGYDGTLSIEHEDSLTSSREGLEKAIDLLQRALFETEPGEAYWAE
- a CDS encoding tubulin/FtsZ family protein, translated to MKLALIGFGQAGGKIVDEFLAYDSAIDNSFVEAAIAVNSATTDLQGLDRVPQKNRVLIGQARVKGHGVGADNELGAEVTEADIDEIQGAIDRIQVHEIDAFLIVAGMGGGTGSGGAPVLAQHLKRIYTEPVYGLGILPGTDEGGIYTLNAARSFKTFVHEVDNLLVFDNDAWRSAGESVGSGYDRINREIVERFGLLFAAGEVGHGDHVAESVVDSSEIINTLGNGNGNGNGISTIGYASEVIEDDSSGLLSSLRSETEFDEGTATNRMTSLVRKSTLGRLTLPADAASADRGLVVATGPPEHLNRKGVERGRQWLEDETGSMEIRGGDYPLPGEDEVGAVVLLSGVTDVPRIDQLQQVAIEAQETTENVRARAQDDFASLVDTGGELDALF
- a CDS encoding ABC transporter substrate-binding protein; this encodes MKRVAPSVTRRSLLAGASGVGLSALAGCSERFWSRAENTGPDQVELTIKTVPADDDAIAATIMSQLRENFQAAGIDATHEPIAEAELYRDVLIDGDYDVFVLKHAGLDEYDALHGLLHSQFVTERGWQNPFQFSDIHADELLDEQRATDRAEREETLTELFNYLLETVPFTVVAYPDRLGGTRETLSVSRPPRRAIEIIDILSQEFEDGPFDRPLELGIYGEALTDRLNPLIVDRNRVQGLMELLYDPLARQSLTDESEPGEPATYSPWLAEEIEWDEESSLTATVTLRSDLHWHDGEPLDADDVDFTFRFLGDTSLGAVDGTIPAPRYRDRQTLIDDSDRIEVLDDRTVVLPFGSTARPAATRILSVPILPQHIWEPLSEVIAERQTRALVHDNEEPVGSGLFELVETSADELVLEPFEDHVLRSSTVPNRPSILEHFSQFEGIRYRIDPNVGAMLDALEDGEIDVTAGAVPPDSAAQLTDADDVSMVTTSTSSFYMVGYNIHHPELGNPNFRQIVSQLIDREYVVSEFFNGFASEPTRSTGLFGYQQYSQDDATLEGTTSTNPISVFPGSDGEIDPERVRQLFTEAGYQYDDDVLLE
- a CDS encoding HalOD1 output domain-containing protein, which codes for MSSPDDTSPPKPGVEDIVSPSQAIIEAVADREGVDPTEIEPPAYDPLYTVINPEALDSLFRDVTHGTSGQTHPVPHATPHADTPAQTDPDSVGRVELEYEGYAVTVYSDGRIELDDVSGSDESVSVGKE
- a CDS encoding phosphatase PAP2 family protein; translation: MALVSVVLDLALVVAAMLVTATLLIVGPRRIAAALQDARWRLEMCLLPLAVLAFVLFIRWSTVDIVIRIERRVFGNNLSPHLFELEQLLFPVNPVTVLQAFASPVVTEFFVFVYIYGYAFLLLFPFIAYFALDEMDDLSTLILAFTVNYAIGLAFYILFIAYGPRNYDPLLFEPLLYDVFPQARSLTNQVNQNTNVFPSLHTSLSMTVFFLAWLTREKYPLWVPISGVLAISVGVSTMYLGIHWFSDVVAGTALALISVYIGRNYTVRGIHRSIRSYLDSQLGKRGRTDQKYE